The Flavobacterium sp. HJ-32-4 genome contains a region encoding:
- the rimM gene encoding ribosome maturation factor RimM (Essential for efficient processing of 16S rRNA) has protein sequence MRKEECFYLGRIAKKFSFKGEVLCWLDTDEPERYENMESVFVEQGKHLVPFFIEQSSLHKNDLLRVRFEDVKTEAEADAILGSALYLPLSMLPKLSGNKFYFHEVIGFEIEDVTRGVFGTIEAVNDTTAQPLFEVKNGEVELLIPLIDAFLVKIDRTKKRVVMNLPAGLIDMYLPN, from the coding sequence GTGCGCAAAGAAGAGTGTTTCTATTTGGGTCGCATTGCGAAAAAGTTCAGTTTCAAGGGCGAAGTATTGTGTTGGTTAGACACCGATGAGCCCGAGCGCTACGAAAATATGGAATCAGTGTTTGTCGAACAGGGCAAACATCTGGTTCCATTTTTTATTGAACAAAGCAGCCTGCACAAGAACGACCTCTTACGGGTGCGTTTCGAAGACGTCAAAACCGAGGCAGAAGCCGACGCCATTCTCGGCTCCGCACTCTACCTGCCGCTTTCCATGCTGCCGAAATTATCCGGCAACAAATTCTACTTCCATGAAGTCATCGGTTTTGAAATCGAAGATGTCACCCGCGGCGTCTTCGGCACTATCGAAGCCGTAAACGACACCACGGCCCAACCGCTATTCGAAGTGAAGAACGGCGAGGTCGAACTGCTCATCCCCCTCATCGATGCCTTCCTCGTCAAAATCGACCGGACAAAAAAACGCGTGGTGATGAACCTGCCAGCGGGGTTGATTGACATGTATCTTCCGAATTAA
- a CDS encoding 30S ribosomal protein S16: MPVRIRLQRHGKKGKPFYWVVAADSRSKRDGKYLEKLGVYNPNTNPATIDLNLDAAVQWLHNGAQPTDTARAILSYKGALLKHHLDGGVAKGALTQEAADAKLAKWLEEKTAKVDAKKAGLSDAKADARAKALKAEQEANEKRAAAAKQAEAELIAAAQAEEAAATAEEETVEAVAEEAPAVEEAPADEAPAAEASEETEA; encoded by the coding sequence ATGCCTGTACGAATCAGACTTCAGAGACACGGTAAAAAAGGGAAACCTTTCTACTGGGTCGTGGCCGCCGACTCGCGGTCAAAAAGAGATGGTAAATACCTTGAAAAACTGGGTGTCTACAATCCAAACACCAATCCTGCCACTATCGACCTGAACCTCGATGCTGCCGTTCAATGGTTGCACAACGGGGCACAGCCAACCGATACGGCCCGTGCCATCCTGTCGTATAAAGGAGCACTTTTGAAGCACCACCTCGACGGTGGCGTAGCGAAAGGCGCCCTGACACAGGAAGCGGCAGACGCGAAACTCGCGAAATGGCTTGAAGAAAAAACAGCGAAGGTAGATGCGAAGAAAGCCGGTCTTTCCGATGCGAAAGCCGACGCAAGAGCAAAAGCACTGAAAGCGGAGCAGGAAGCAAATGAGAAACGCGCCGCTGCTGCCAAGCAGGCGGAAGCCGAACTGATTGCTGCTGCCCAGGCGGAAGAGGCTGCTGCCACTGCCGAAGAAGAAACAGTAGAAGCGGTTGCGGAAGAAGCACCAGCTGTCGAAGAAGCTCCGGCTGATGAGGCTCCTGCTGCTGAAGCAAGCGAAGAAACAGAAGCGTAA
- a CDS encoding DUF6252 family protein: protein MKKVFALLLMITALVSCESDVKFNDPGFQGRKDNFVWQADVASAYTLDGYTYVNAYRGLESVILRFPTPPTEITQFNPITYTYRDTDGDDGNDEFDDVSAFYQFTEQGSAISYYTGQNSTLEDPGNVEVTINKCLFTKGIISGEFKFNAKYEGDSDLVPANVNFQQGVFYNVPLTQQ, encoded by the coding sequence ATGAAAAAGGTGTTTGCTTTATTGCTTATGATTACGGCCCTGGTTTCCTGTGAGTCGGATGTAAAATTCAACGATCCCGGGTTTCAGGGGCGTAAGGATAATTTTGTCTGGCAGGCGGATGTAGCAAGCGCGTATACGCTTGACGGCTATACATACGTTAATGCCTATCGAGGACTCGAATCGGTTATCCTGCGTTTTCCGACGCCTCCTACTGAAATTACGCAATTCAACCCGATTACCTATACATACCGCGACACAGATGGTGATGACGGCAACGATGAGTTTGATGACGTCTCTGCGTTTTATCAGTTTACCGAGCAAGGTTCAGCTATCAGCTACTACACCGGCCAGAATTCTACACTGGAAGATCCGGGTAATGTCGAAGTAACCATCAACAAATGTCTCTTTACAAAAGGGATCATTTCGGGTGAATTTAAGTTCAACGCAAAATACGAGGGCGATTCTGACCTCGTACCTGCTAATGTGAACTTCCAACAAGGCGTATTTTACAACGTTCCGCTGACGCAACAATAA
- a CDS encoding ATP-binding protein, which translates to METAPIPQNEAERLHALHEYSILDTLPEAEYDDITKLASQICGTPISSITLIDQNRQWFKSKVGPLGSETPREISFCGHAILEPKNVFTVNDASRDPRFEDNPLVTGPPQVIFYAGVPLVTPDGLPVGTLCVIDNTPKDLSPEQVEALRSLSHQVVSLFELRKSKILLEKMAAELRTHNEELERFAQVAAHDIKSPLANISSLAQIVLTDYGATLPYNAQELLKMLDQSSDTLRRLVDGILAHSKADAVLSSSQSVVRVRDIMQKTTDLLNTKGEVEVTYDIDGDEIYVNPVALQQILLNLVANAIKYNDKPVIQLSMGFFETSDDYHFYVADNGSGIRPDAIDRIFRIFEVVASEDRFGQRGTGIGLSTVKKLVEGMGGTITVESVVGEGSRFDFTLSKFNFS; encoded by the coding sequence ATGGAAACCGCCCCAATTCCCCAAAACGAGGCTGAACGACTTCATGCCTTGCACGAGTATTCCATTCTCGATACCTTACCCGAGGCCGAATACGACGACATTACGAAACTCGCTTCGCAGATTTGCGGCACCCCAATTTCCTCCATTACCCTTATTGACCAGAATCGCCAGTGGTTCAAGTCGAAAGTCGGACCGCTCGGGAGTGAAACCCCACGCGAAATTTCCTTTTGCGGGCACGCCATCCTCGAGCCCAAGAACGTGTTTACCGTAAATGACGCCAGTCGCGATCCCCGTTTCGAAGACAATCCGTTGGTAACAGGTCCGCCCCAGGTGATTTTCTACGCAGGCGTGCCGCTGGTAACGCCCGACGGACTGCCGGTCGGAACGCTCTGTGTCATCGACAATACGCCCAAAGACCTGTCACCCGAACAAGTCGAGGCACTCCGCTCGCTCTCCCACCAGGTCGTCAGCCTGTTTGAGTTGCGGAAAAGCAAAATCCTGCTCGAAAAAATGGCTGCCGAGCTTCGCACGCACAACGAAGAACTCGAACGCTTCGCACAAGTAGCCGCCCACGATATCAAATCGCCGCTCGCCAACATTTCGTCGCTGGCCCAGATCGTATTGACCGATTACGGCGCGACATTACCCTACAACGCGCAGGAACTGCTCAAAATGCTCGACCAATCAAGCGACACCCTGCGTCGCCTTGTCGACGGGATCCTCGCGCACAGCAAGGCCGATGCCGTACTGTCGTCGTCGCAATCCGTGGTTCGGGTCCGGGATATCATGCAGAAAACCACCGACCTGCTCAACACCAAAGGCGAGGTCGAGGTCACCTATGACATCGACGGAGACGAGATCTACGTCAACCCGGTGGCACTACAGCAAATCCTCCTCAACCTGGTCGCCAACGCCATCAAATACAACGACAAGCCTGTTATCCAACTGTCTATGGGCTTTTTCGAAACGTCCGACGACTACCATTTTTACGTCGCCGACAACGGATCCGGCATCCGCCCCGACGCCATCGACCGCATCTTCCGCATCTTCGAAGTCGTCGCTTCAGAAGACCGTTTTGGCCAGCGCGGCACCGGTATCGGCCTGTCAACCGTCAAAAAACTCGTAGAAGGAATGGGCGGTACGATTACCGTAGAATCGGTTGTGGGCGAGGGTAGTCGCTTCGACTTCACGCTCTCCAAGTTTAATTTTTCGTAA
- a CDS encoding RNA-binding protein produces the protein MNIFVGSLPFSTGEAELQEVFEAYGTVDSAKIIKDKFTGKSRGFGFVEMPNDVEGERAIEELNGYELRGRQIVVNKSEPKPEGDRRGGGGGGFNRGGGGGGYRRDY, from the coding sequence ATGAATATTTTTGTTGGAAGTCTTCCGTTTAGTACCGGGGAAGCAGAATTACAAGAGGTTTTTGAAGCCTATGGTACAGTCGATTCTGCTAAGATCATCAAGGACAAATTCACCGGGAAAAGCAGAGGCTTTGGCTTTGTGGAAATGCCGAATGATGTCGAAGGCGAAAGAGCCATCGAGGAATTGAATGGCTATGAACTGCGAGGCCGCCAAATTGTGGTCAACAAGTCAGAACCAAAACCTGAAGGCGACCGTCGCGGCGGTGGCGGTGGTGGATTCAACCGCGGTGGCGGAGGCGGTGGTTACCGTCGGGATTATTAA